A stretch of Sebastes fasciatus isolate fSebFas1 chromosome 19, fSebFas1.pri, whole genome shotgun sequence DNA encodes these proteins:
- the LOC141757863 gene encoding mediator of RNA polymerase II transcription subunit 13-like isoform X2 has protein sequence MTTTANWVANGASLEDCHSNIFSLAELTGIKWRCYSFRGSGEYGPVISAPAQDDPVLRSFMRCVQANLLCVWRRKIKPDAKELWIFWWGEEPNLSDVIHHELEVAEEGLWECGLSYECRTLLFKAIHNLLERCLMDKGFVRIGKWFFKPHELEEKSLGNSEHLSCSFSFFLHGDSNVCTSVEIAQHQPAYHVTEHHVCLAQTSITPVQVVLSPYGLSGTLTGQAYKMSDPAARKLMEEWSYFYPVVLPQKEGSGEKEKEEASQAYDRNCHAAVEVIVGGVRMTYPAALVLIAQGDLPVEQSPPVLAAQGLSREPNHCSVPLTPPTSPQQPCSADSGFVTSISSVATPDSSMGVASISPKHSGKKLTCQVVHQAWRECYLNQPQHVPNPPTDVTPKKEVPNGVTMWDFNDLGARASCSCSRLKQQKLNLTATSTANPQTSANPSQSSGPSLYPPSLPKHKTSDKTEKADKQSKRPATIPFHHRLSVTQETSLEQDSPGGPQLGGLVALEQPLEPLSSCKYPKPLSNGRKAPESLLHSPMSPLPPTLSPHPRVQDPEVLDGPVDMHVCQDGTLGMGLITSETAVYAALLRQRENGAGWWRGFRTPRTDKTDYRPCELPSDKLEEVKTETATEGIPLKRLYTQTQKRFKISEERLRDHIDALGLFQQPGVEALREPGDDPYDFKEGDIEYTFSSSKRLKGQGREPSKKAKQGEEITSNGALPDGNDAMSIFNSAPKSDESSQDDAAAKANPSLTREKDLVVNISDLDNIFDEDEEELGHSTKLPVSTEDRPLGKEGRVAVPYPSIADLQRMFPTPPSLEQHPAFSPIMTYRDTPSQEPPAPSGAADHLLPLASAHFTEYRMEIEEGMASPRQDDIKPQIGSSMFAPLSCLPSQILPQLKIPDQCYYRPSWALLPKMEHFPVMHPQNAFIRDGYTNVPSVNALTDQEYGQMSGTTASVGTSAGILPSPATPRFSVPTPRTPRTPRGINAASSGQGSVKQDGTELSSPASTPSTSLPLSSVEPHARPGPSLPEAHSLYAILLLSDSVLNVFKDRNFDSCCICACNMNVKGADVGVYIPDSTCEDQYRCMCGFSAIVNRRLAHGTGLFLEDELDIYGRTSEVGRAAERRLALCRRDPTMGDPRAKRPQDAAPTSPLVMILLQEHCSQPISSLASLHVPLSCSCHGRKGALLQSWMSEKQWADGSDACVDCYNALEQGLQYVDNSTGGKVDPAVVRSTALHSWPHTNVVDMNMLSSQDMVRMLLSLQPFLQDAIQKKRSGRTWENIQHVQGPLTWQQFHKMAGRGSYGSEESPEPLPIPPVLLGYDRERDFLALSPLALPFWEKLLLEPYGGQRDVAYVVLCPNSPSLLAAAQAFFQELSAVYETCRLGKHRPLAKVSRDGVVRVGEEVEPEKLEELDVDQWVTGPWTGQQHADNLSKLKLYAYACKQQLGPQLSALPLDSSLLLPPNVQPPSNPTSSSQPASSGQPQAWGPDGEHAPGAVSSGNASTPTAATSNQTGETTQGAPTDSKGPSSATPPANTPAEIPELTAEQSRIGIPTEADSTDGLANPPAIVIYIVDAFLSSSGARNEGGEEEEGEEVEASSIWLLGLLRCYTEMLQTLPESMRPALVLQVVPCQYLLQPASGESHFYLQHLRSLSFSCYSQCRRLMPQQTHIKSLTGFGPVSTVNSVLKGPEHPSPMQLYTPPFILSPARPKQPEQGEIWAEIPPKYNVLFVGYCLSHDQRWILVSCTDQQGELLETSIINIDVPNRARRPKVSARKMGLQKLWEWCIGIIQMTSLPWRIVIGRLGRLGHGELKDWSSLLGEHSLHSIGRQLKEACRMCGISAADSPSILSACLVAMEPQGSFVIMPDAVTMGSVFGRSTALNLQTSQLNTPQDASCTHILVFPTSATTQLAPSSYPTEDNNDDMFDLPFPDELENDIGHDMMLITGNLHPSPNTSPVPSPGSPSGMGMGSHFQHTKNQGERLMSRDSPPEELKQQPLALGYYVSTAQANGLPHWFWASCPQAESQCPLFLKASLHHHISIAQTDELVSDKTKRTPHPLDSKTTSDVLRFVLEQYNALSWLTCTPATQDRQSCLPVHLAVLIQMYNAILNML, from the exons CGAACACCTATCatgctccttctccttcttcctccacgGGGACAGCAACGTGTGCACGAGTGTGGAGATCGCCCAGCACCAGCCGGCATACCACGTCACGGAGCACCACGTCTGCCTTGCGCAGACCTCCATCACACCTGTACaag TGGTCCTGAGTCCGTACGGTCTGAGCGGCACTCTGACAGGTCAGGCCTACAAGATGAGTGACCCAGCGGCGCGGAAGCTGATGGAGGAGTGGAGCTACTTCTACCCCGTGGTACTTCCTCAGAAAGAGGGAAGtggagaaaaggaaaaagaggaagCAAGCCAGGCCTACGATCGCAACTGTCACGCGGCAGTGGAGGTCATCGTAG GTGGAGTAAGGATGACCTACCCAGCTGCTTTAGTGCTGATAGCCCAGGGAGACCTACCAGTAGAGCAGTCTCCACCTGTTCTTGCAGCTCAGGGCCTCAGCAGGGAGCCAAACCACTGCAGCGTGCCGCTCACACCGCCGACGTCGCCGCAGCAGCCCTGCtcag CGGACAGCGGCTTCGTGACCTCCATCTCCAGCGTCGCCACGCCAGACAGCAGCATGGGAGTCGCCAGCATCAGCCCGAAGCATTCTGGGAAGAAGCTAACCTGTCAGGTAGTCCACCAGGCCTGGAGGGAGTGCTATCTCAACCAGCCGCAACACGT ACCGAATCCGCCAACTGACGTGACGCCTAAGAAGGAAGTGCCAAACGGAGTAACCATGTGGGACTTCAACGATCTGGGAGCGAGAGCGTCCTGCAGCTGCTCCAG GTTGAAGCAGCAGAAGTTGAATCTGACCGCCACGTCCACTGCCAACCCCCAGACTAGTGCCAACCCCTCTCAGTCCTCTGGCCCGTCATTATACCCTCCATCCCTGCCCAAACACAAGACCAGCGACAAGACAGAAAAGGCTGACAAACAGTCCAAGAGGCCGGCCACGATCCCCTTCCACCACCGTCTGTCTGTCACACAGGAGACCTCTCTGGAGCAGGACTCACCAGGAGGGCCCCAGCTTGGGGGTCTTGTGGCTCTGGAGCAACCGTTGGAGCCTCTGTCGAGCTGCAAGTATCCCAAACCCCTCTCCAATGGCAGAAAAGCCCCCGAGTCCCTTCTCCATTCGCCAATGTCTCCACTGCCTCCCACGCTCAGCCCACACCCCCGAGTGCAGGACCCAGAGGTCCTGGATGGGCCTGTGGACATGCATGTCTGTCAGGACGGGACTTTGGGGATGGGGTTGATTACCAGCGAGACAGCTGTGTACGCAGCCCTGCTGAGGCAGAGGGAGAACGGGGCCGGCTGGTGGAGAGGCTTCAGGACTCCCAGGACTGATAAGACTGACTACAGACCCTGTGAACTCCCTAGTGATAAATTAGAAGAGGTGAAGACAGAGACGGCCACTGAGGGAATTCCGCTAAAGAG ACTATACACACAGACTCAAAAGAGGTTTAAAATCTCAGAGGAGAGGCTGCGGGACCACATTGACGCTCTGGGCCTGTTCCAGCAGCCGGGCGTGGAGGCACTGCGGGAGCCCGGGGACGATCCATACGACTTCAAGGAAGGAGACATTGAGTACACTTTCTCCTCTTCCAAGAGGTTAAAGGGTCAGGGACGAGAACCCAGCAAGAAGGCCAAG CAGGGAGAAGAAATCACCAGCAATGGAGCACTGCCTGATGGAAACGATGCCATGTCCATTTTTAACTCGGCTCCAAAATCAG aTGAATCGAGTCAGGATGACGCAGCTGCCAAAGCCAACCCTTCTCTGACCCGGGAAAAAGATCTGGTGGTCAACATCTCTGATCTAGACAACATAtttgatgaagatgaggaagagTTGGGG CACTCCACCAAGCTGCCGGTATCGACCGAAGATCGCCCTCTGGGGAAAGAAGGCAGAGTTGCGGTACCTTATCCATCAA TAGCAGACCTCCAGAGGATGTTTCCCACGCCACCCTCTTTAGAGCAGCACCCAGCCTTCTCTCCCATCATGACGTATCGCGACACCCCGAGCCAAGAGCCCCCTGCGCCCAGCGGAGCGGCCGACCACCTGCTGCCTTTGGCCTCCGCCCACTTCACTGAATACAGGATGGAGATTGAGGAGGGCATGGCCAGTCCCAGACAGGACGATATCAAG CCACAAATAGGCTCCTCCATGTTTGCTCCACTCTCCTGCCTACCCAGCCAGATTCTACCACAACTCAAGATCCCGGATCAGTGCTACTATCGTCCATCCTGGGCCCTCTTGCCCAAAATGGAGCATTTCCCGGTCATGCATCCTCAGAATGCTTTCATCAGAGACGGATACAC aaACGTGCCCAGTGTCAACGCCCTCACGGACCAGGAGTACGGCCAGATGAGCGGCACCACTGCTTCTGTGGGCACCTCTGCTGGCATCCTCCCATCTCCTGCCACTCCCCGCTTCTCTGTGCCAACTCCGCGAACCCCTCGCACGCCCCGGGGTATCAACGCCGCAAGCTCTGGGCAGGGCTCAGTGAAGCAGGACGGTACTGAGCTCAGCTCGCCGGCCTCCACGCCCTCCACCAGCCTCCCTCTCAGCTCCGTAGAGCCCCACGCTCGGCCGGGACCCTCCCTGCCCGAGGCCCACAGCCTGTACGCCATCCTCCTGCTCTCGGACTCCGTCCTCAACGTCTTCAAGGATCGCAACTTTGACAGCTGCTGTATCTGCGCCTGCAATATGAATGTCAAAGGAGCAGATGTGGGGGTGTATATCCCTGATTCTACTTGTGAAGATCAGTACCGCTGTATGTGTGGCTTCAGCGCCATCGTGAACAGGCGGCTGGCCCACGGCACGGGCCTCTTCCTGGAGGACGAGCTGGATATTTACGGTCGGACTTCTGAAGTAGGCCGGGCGGCCGAGAGGAGGCTGGCTCTTTGCCGGCGGGACCCAACTATGGGTGACCCCAGGGCCAAGCGGCCGCAAGACGCCGCCCCCACCTCTCCGTTAGTCATGATCCTCCTGCAGGAGCACTGCTCCCAGCCCATTTCCTCCCTGGCGTCACTGCATGTCCCCCTCAGCTGTTCCTGCCACGGCCGCAAGGGGGCACTGCTCCAAAGCTGGATGTCTGAAAAGCAGTGGGCCGACGGGAGTGATGCCTGTGTGGACTGTTACAACGCCTTGGAGCAGGGGCTGCAGTATGTGGACAACTCCACAGGAGGGAAAGTAGATCCAGCTGTTGTCAGAAGTACAGCTCTTCACTCCTGGCCTCACACAAATG TGGTGGACATGAACATGTTGTCGTCCCAGGATATGGTTCGTATGCTGCTGTCTCTGCAGCCTTTCCTACAGGATGCTATCCAGAAGAAGAGATCAGGACGGACCTGGGAAAACATCCAGCATGTTCAAGGTCCACTCACCTGGCAGCAGTTCCATAAGATGGCTGGGAGAGGTTCCTACG GTTCGGAGGAGTCACCAGAGCCCTTGCCCATCCCTCCGGTGTTACTGGGCTATGACCGGGAGAGAGACTTCTTGGCATTGTCCCCCTTGGCGTTACCTTTCTGGGAGAAGTTGCTGCTGGAGCCTTACGGGGGGCAGCGAGACGTGGCGTATGTGGTGCTGTGTCCCAATAGCCCCTCTCTGCTGGCTGCAGCCCAGGCCTTCTTCCAGGAGCTCAGCGCCGTTTATGAG ACGTGCCGCCTGGGGAAGCATCGCCCTCTGGCCAAGGTGTCCAGGGATGGCGTTGTGCGTGTGGGGGAAGAAGTGGAGCCAGagaagctggaggagctggatgTGGACCAGTGGGTGACTGGGCCCTGGACTGGACAGCAGCACGCCGACAACCTCAGCAAACTTAAACTCTACGCTTACGCCTGCAAGCAGCAGCTTG GTCCCCAGCTGTCAGCCCTGCCTTTGGACAGCAGTCTTCTGTTGCCTCCAAACGTCCAGCCTCCCTCGAACCCCACATCCTCATCCCAGCCTGCCTCTTCTGGGCAGCCTCAAGCCTGGGGCCCCGATGGCGAACATGCCCCCGGGGCCGTGAGTTCAGGAAACGCTTCGACCCCGACTGCAGCAACCTCAAACCAGACGGGGGAGACAACCCAAGGAGCACCCACCGACTCTAAGGGGCCTTCCAGTGCCACACCACCAGCCAACACACCAGCAGAAATCCCTGAACT CACTGCTGAGCAGTCTAGGATCGGCATCCCCACTGAGGCCGACTCAACGGACGGCCTCGCCAACCCACCAGCTATCGTTATTTACATCGTGGATGCTTTTCTTAGCTCGAGTGGAGCGAGAAACGAagggggagaggaagaagagggtgaAGAGGTGGAGGCCAGTAGCATTTGGCTACTAGGACTTCTTCGCTGCTACACAGAGATgctgcagactttgcctgagtCGATGAGACCTGCGCTGGTGCTACAG GTGGTGCCGTGCCAGTACCTTCTCCAGCCGGCCAGTGGTGAGAGCCATTTCTACCTGCAGCATCTGCGCTCCCTGTCCTTCTCCTGTTACTCCCAATGCAGACGTCTGATGCCCCAACAAACCCACATCAAGTCCCTGACTGGCTTTGGACCAGTTTCCACCGTCAATTCTGTACTTAAGGGTCCAGAG CATCCCAGCCCCATGCAGCTGTACACTCCCCCCTTCATCCTCAGTCCGGCTCGTCCCAAGCAGCCAGAACAGGGGGAGATCTGGGCAGAGATCCCTCCCAAATACAACGTGCTCTTTGTTGGATACTGCTTATCACATGACCAGCGCTGGATCCTGGTGTCCTGCACCGACCAGCAGGGGGAGCTCCTGGAGACCAGCATTATCAACATCGATGTACCCAACAG agCGCGACGCCCCAAGGTCTCAGCCAGGAAGATGGGACTACAGAAGCTGTGGGAATGGTGTATTGGCATCATCCAGATGACCTCACTGCCATGGAGGATTGTGATTGGTCGATTAGGCAGGCTGGGGCACGGGGAGCTAAAAG aCTGGAGCTCGCTTCTCGGGGAGCATTCCCTCCATTCAATCGGGCGCCAGCTGAAGGAAGCTTGTCGTATGTGTGGGATCTCAGCTGCTGACTCCCCCAGTATCCTCAGTGCCTGCCTGGTCGCCATGGAGCCACAGGGCTCCTTTGTGATCATGCCTG ATGCAGTCACCATGGGCTCAGTGTTTGGCCGCAGCACCGCTCTGAACTTGCAGACCTCGCAGCTGAACACACCTCAGGACGCTTCCTGTACACACATCCTCGTCTTCCCAACGTCTGCCACCACCCAGCTGGCACCCAGCTCCTACCCCACTGAGGACAATAATG acGACATGTTCGATCTGCCCTTTCCCGATGAGCTGGAGAACGACATTGGCCACGACATGATGCTGATCACAGGGAACCTCCACCCTTCCCCCAACACCTCTCCCGTGCCCTCGCCGGGCTCTCCGTCCGGGATGGGAATGGGATCACATTTCCAGCACACCAAG AACCAGGGAGAGCGCTTGATGTCCAGGGACAGTCCACCAGAGGAGCTGAAGCAGCAGCCGCTGGCTCTGGGCTACTACGTCTCCACGGCACAAGCAAATGGACTTCCTCACTGGTTCTGGGCCTCCTGCCCTCAGGCTGAGAGCCAGTGTCCACTCTTCCTCAAG GCCTCTCTCCACCACCACATCTCCATCGCCCAGACAGATGAGCTGGTGTCAGACAAGACGAAGAGGACCCCTCACCCCTTAGACTCAAAGACCACCTCTGATGTGCTCAG GTTTGTATTGGAGCAGTACAACGCCCTCTCCTGGCTGACGTGTACCCCCGCCACCCAAGACCGCCAGTCCTGCCTGCCCGTCCACTTGGCGGTACTGATCCAAATGTACAACGCCATCCTGAACATGCTTTAG